A region of Bos javanicus breed banteng chromosome 17, ARS-OSU_banteng_1.0, whole genome shotgun sequence DNA encodes the following proteins:
- the C17H22orf31 gene encoding uncharacterized protein C22orf31 homolog isoform X1: protein MHPIYVRRDPSIPAYGLRQSILLNTRLQDCYVDSPALTSIWTTRMCAEPNTTAPTPGPTSSWEVVKEPVIASSFSLVKLVLRRQLKEKCCPVPRKFGDAKPSKRLKPRDDATMKTTQQGGTRNSISCKSKQPAGQRPGSLRRRKPAGGVESKESSKEKKATVCQDLESRYAEHVAATQALPRDMGTASWKGQASLPETRKRQQLSEDALVIHGLPTESYRALYHSVVEPMLWNPSGTPKRYSLELGKAIKQKLWGALCRQAAAPEDAQKDPLPGTKQPEDHEERVEEAVPKK, encoded by the exons ATG CATCCAATCTATGTGAGACGAGACCCCAGCATCCCTGCCTATGGGCTCCGGCAGTCTATCTTACTGAACACCAGGCTCCAGGACTGCTATGTGGACTCGCCAGCTCTCACCAGCATCTGGACAACCAGAATGTGTGCTGAGCCGAACACCACTGCCCCCACACCAGGTCCCACCTCTTCTTGGGAAGTTGTAAAGGAGCCAGtaattgccagttccttctccctgGTGAAACTGGTGCTCAGGCGACAGCTGAAGGAGAAATGCTGCCCAGTGCCACGCAAGTTTGGAGACGCAAAACCCTCCAAGAGATTAAAGCCCAGGGACGATGCAACAATGAAAACCACCCAGCAGGGCGGAACAAGAAACTCCATCAGTTGCAAGAGCAAGCAGCCAGCAGGGCAGCGGCCAGGCTCGCTCAGGCGCAGGAAGCCTGCAGGAGGTGTCGAG AGTAAAGAgagttcaaaggagaaaaaagcgACGGTCTGCCAAGATCTTGAGAGCAGATATGCTGAACATGTGGCTGCCACCCAAGCGCTACCCCGGGACATGGGGACAGCGTCCTGGAAGGGCCAAGCCTCGCTTCCCGAAACCAGGAAGAGGCAGCAGTTGTCCGAGGACGCATTAGTCATCCACGGCCTCCCCACTGAGAGCTACCGGGCTCTGTACCATTCTGTGGTAGAGCCCATGCTGTGGAATCCTTCTGGGACCCCCAAGAGGTACAGCCTGGAGCTGGGCAAGGCCATCAAACAAAAGCTCTGGGGGGCTCTGTGCAGACAGGCTGCCGCCCCCGAAGATGCTCAGAAGGACCCGCTGCCGGGCACGAAGCAGCCGGAAGACCACGAGGAGCGTGTTGAGGAGGCTGTACCCAAGAAATAG
- the C17H22orf31 gene encoding uncharacterized protein C22orf31 homolog isoform X2, whose amino-acid sequence MCAEPNTTAPTPGPTSSWEVVKEPVIASSFSLVKLVLRRQLKEKCCPVPRKFGDAKPSKRLKPRDDATMKTTQQGGTRNSISCKSKQPAGQRPGSLRRRKPAGGVESKESSKEKKATVCQDLESRYAEHVAATQALPRDMGTASWKGQASLPETRKRQQLSEDALVIHGLPTESYRALYHSVVEPMLWNPSGTPKRYSLELGKAIKQKLWGALCRQAAAPEDAQKDPLPGTKQPEDHEERVEEAVPKK is encoded by the exons ATGTGTGCTGAGCCGAACACCACTGCCCCCACACCAGGTCCCACCTCTTCTTGGGAAGTTGTAAAGGAGCCAGtaattgccagttccttctccctgGTGAAACTGGTGCTCAGGCGACAGCTGAAGGAGAAATGCTGCCCAGTGCCACGCAAGTTTGGAGACGCAAAACCCTCCAAGAGATTAAAGCCCAGGGACGATGCAACAATGAAAACCACCCAGCAGGGCGGAACAAGAAACTCCATCAGTTGCAAGAGCAAGCAGCCAGCAGGGCAGCGGCCAGGCTCGCTCAGGCGCAGGAAGCCTGCAGGAGGTGTCGAG AGTAAAGAgagttcaaaggagaaaaaagcgACGGTCTGCCAAGATCTTGAGAGCAGATATGCTGAACATGTGGCTGCCACCCAAGCGCTACCCCGGGACATGGGGACAGCGTCCTGGAAGGGCCAAGCCTCGCTTCCCGAAACCAGGAAGAGGCAGCAGTTGTCCGAGGACGCATTAGTCATCCACGGCCTCCCCACTGAGAGCTACCGGGCTCTGTACCATTCTGTGGTAGAGCCCATGCTGTGGAATCCTTCTGGGACCCCCAAGAGGTACAGCCTGGAGCTGGGCAAGGCCATCAAACAAAAGCTCTGGGGGGCTCTGTGCAGACAGGCTGCCGCCCCCGAAGATGCTCAGAAGGACCCGCTGCCGGGCACGAAGCAGCCGGAAGACCACGAGGAGCGTGTTGAGGAGGCTGTACCCAAGAAATAG